A single genomic interval of Aedes aegypti strain LVP_AGWG chromosome 1, AaegL5.0 Primary Assembly, whole genome shotgun sequence harbors:
- the LOC5563879 gene encoding complex I intermediate-associated protein 30, mitochondrial, whose translation MSIRCSKVNLNLLRSAIGVYRNYSHLAGNAPKLFASASERHPIVPVRFANNLFWEKDRKGGYDTTKKVSRKQLILDGLKELRQEFALFNKEWKEKLASDPLVVFRPGETDVVFNFETEKDLDRWVLTTDKDHNEGFTEAKLELSPAGFGLFHGTLESRVPKDGRIKRSGYANIRSVRVRKSFKRDAFYDWEQYNTLVMRVRGDGRSYLINLASEGYYDILWNDIYHYVLFTRGGPHWQYVRIPFSKFFLASKGRVQDSQGPVPLNRISSIGFSVGARGGHEGQFRLEFDYIGVEYDPSHREEFAYEMYKQPKYIVAT comes from the exons ATGTCCATTCGGTGCAGTAAAGTTAATCTAAACCTTTTGAGAAGTGCAATCGGTGTCTACCGCAACTACTCCCACCTCGCCGGCAATGCGCCGAAACTGTTCGCTTCGGCCTCCGAAAGGCacccgattgttccggtccgattCGCCAACAACCTGTTCTGGGAGAAGGACCGCAAGGGAGGGTACGACACCACCAAGAAGGTGTCCCGCAAGCAGCTGATCCTGGACGGGTTGAAAGAGCTGCGGCAGGAGTTCGCGCTGTTCAACAAGGAGTGGAAGGAGAAGTTGGCCAGCGATCCTCTGGTAGTGTTCCGGCCGGGTGAGACGGATGTGGTGTTTAACTTTGAGACGGAGAAGGACCTGGACCGGTGGGTGCTGACGACGGATAAGGACCACAATGAGGGGTTTACGGAGGCCAAGCTGGAACTGAGTCCGGCCGGGTTTGGGTTGTTCCACGGGACACTGGAGAGTCGAGTGCCGAAGGATGGGCGGATTAAGCGGTCCGGGTATGCAAATATAAGGAGCGTCCGGGTCAGG AAATCGTTCAAGCGGGATGCGTTCTACGACTGGGAGCAGTACAACACGCTGGTCATGAGAGTCCGCGGAGATGGCCGCTCGTATCTGATAAACCTGGCATCCGAAGGCTATTACGATATCCTGTGGAACGATATCTATCATTATGTGCTGTTCACGAGGGGCGGTCCCCACTGGCAGTATGTGAGGATTCCGTTTTCGAAGTTTTTCCTGGCCTCCAAAGGCCGGGTGCAGGACAGCCAGGGACCGGTTCCGTTGAATAGGATCAGCAGCATAGGATTTTCGGTGGGAGCGCGGGGTGGCCACGAGGGCCAGTTCCGGTTGGAGTTTGACTACATTGGAGTTGAGTACGATCCCAGTCACAGAGAGGAGTTCGCCTATGAAATGTACAAACAGCCAAAGTACATTGTTGCCACTTAA
- the LOC5563880 gene encoding probable cardiolipin synthase (CMP-forming) yields the protein MLFNTACQLPGKILLSASNGTLLQRIPSTIASRVLAGTARRKLLFRCAFLSPACLYHQNRGDGAASGHRLLGVQPNTPFYKCFSSSLKKGDDFQIKSVEGREILQNVLEKNKQLLQEKKKVIIQDIRDRKDKVKERVEEVIERENVATIPNLLCVGRIVMSPYLGYVIVQSEFSLAMGMLVVAGLTDLADGFIARNWPSQASRLGSFLDPMADKILVGSLVISMSYAELLPLWLTGMILFRDVFLIGAGFVIRYISLPQPRTLSRYFDVTHATAQLAPTFISKVNTAVQLAAVATTLGAPIWNYVDHPYLHALWYLTGFTTVAAAMSYIINKDTYKILKNNKQP from the exons ATGCTTTTCAACACGGCTTGCCAGCTGCCGGGAAAGATACTGCTCTCGGCCAGCAATGGAACACTTCTGCAGCGCATTCCGTCGACGATTGCGAGCCGGGTTCTGGCCGGAACTGCCCGTCGTAAGCTTCTGTTCCGCTGTGCATTTCTGAGTCCGGCCTGTCTGTACCATCAGAACCGAGGGGATGGCGCGGCCAGTGGCCACCGATTGCTCGGGGTGCAACCCAACACGCCTTTCTACAAGTGCTTTTCCTCGTCGCTCAAGAAGGGGGATGACTTCCAGATTAAATCTGTTGAGGGACGGGAGATTCTGCAGAATGTCCTGGAGAAGAATAAGCAGCTGCTGCaggagaagaagaaggtgaTCATCCAGGACATCCGCGATCGGAAGGACAAGGTGAAGGAACGGGTCGAGGAGGTCATCGAGCGGGAGAATGTGGCCACGATTCCGAATTTGCTGTGCGTCGGTAGGATTGTGATGTCCCCGTATCTGGGCTACGTGATTGTCCAGTCGGAGTTCTCGCTGGCCATGGGCATGCTGGTCGTGGCCGGGCTGACCGATCTGGCGGATGGTTTCATTGCCCGGAATTGGCCCAGCCAGGCCAGTCGGTTGGGTTCGTTTTTGGACCCGATGGCCGATAAGATCCTGGTTGGGTCGCTGGTGATTTCGATGAGCTACGCCGAACTGCTGCCACTGTGGCTGACCGGGATGATTCTGTTCCGGGATGTGTTCCTGATCGGGGCGGGATTCGTGATACGGTACATCAGTCTACCTCAGCCG CGCACATTGTCGCGTTATTTCGACGTAACGCACGCCACTGCCCAGCTCGCACCGACCTTCATCAGCAAGGTTAACACTGCCGTACAGTTGGCCGCCGTGGCCACCACCCTGGGGGCTCCCATCTGGAACTACGTTGATCATCCGTATCTGCACGCCCTCTGGTATCTGACGGGATTTACGACGGTGGCCGCCGCCATGAGCTACATCATCAATAAGGACACGTACAAAATCTTGAAGAACAATAAGCAGCCATGA